From Methylopila sp. M107, a single genomic window includes:
- the tkt gene encoding transketolase, which translates to MSDAPTIRRMANAIRALSMDAVEKANSGHPGMPMGMADVATVLFTKILKYDATDPHWIDRDRFVLSAGHGSMLLYSLLHLTGSKEMTIDQLKNFRQIGSKTPGHPERGHTESVETTTGPLGAGISNAVGLALAERILAAEYPTVFDHRTFALCSDGDLMEGISQEAIAIAGHYKLNKLVFLWDDNGISIDGHTSLSDSVDQVARFKACGWDAVHVDGHDAAAIEAAIKATEGSDKPTLIACKTIIGFGAPNKQGTEKVHGSALGAEEVAAARKELGWEYPAFEVPDDLRSAWLDAGKRGQSERKAWEKRFDALDDGVRKDLERRLHGDLPEGFAKAMADYKAKLYAEPKELATRKAGEAALTVVKGELPELVSGSADLTPSNNTLTKNMKVITPDDYAGSFMHWGIREHGMAGAINGMAIHGGILPVGSTFLVFADYCRPPLRLAALMGIRVIQVFTHDSIGVGEDGPTHQPVEHLAALRAIPNLNLFRPCDGIETAEAWEVAVGSLKRPSIFALTRQNLPQLRLKDAGENLTAKGAYEIAAAEGTPVVSLFASGSEVSLAVEAKAALDAAGIPTRVVSVPCYDLFADQSGAYRAEVIGTAPVKIAVEAAIRQGWDAIVGSDGGFVGMSSFGDSGPYKQVYEKFGITADAVVALAKEMSSSVS; encoded by the coding sequence CCACGATCCGCCGGATGGCGAACGCGATCCGCGCTCTCTCCATGGACGCCGTCGAGAAGGCGAATTCCGGCCATCCCGGCATGCCGATGGGCATGGCCGACGTCGCGACGGTGCTGTTCACGAAGATCCTGAAATACGACGCGACCGACCCGCACTGGATCGACCGCGACCGTTTCGTGCTCTCGGCCGGCCACGGCTCGATGCTGCTCTACTCGCTCCTGCACCTCACCGGTTCGAAGGAGATGACGATCGACCAGCTGAAGAATTTCCGGCAGATCGGATCGAAGACCCCAGGCCATCCGGAGCGCGGACACACCGAGAGCGTCGAGACCACCACGGGCCCGCTCGGCGCCGGCATCTCGAACGCCGTCGGCCTCGCGCTCGCCGAGCGCATCCTCGCCGCCGAATACCCGACCGTGTTCGACCACCGCACCTTCGCGCTCTGCTCCGATGGCGACCTGATGGAGGGCATCTCTCAGGAAGCGATCGCGATCGCGGGCCACTACAAGCTCAACAAGCTCGTGTTCCTGTGGGACGACAACGGCATCTCGATCGACGGCCACACCTCGCTGTCGGACTCAGTCGATCAGGTCGCGCGCTTCAAGGCCTGCGGCTGGGACGCGGTGCATGTCGACGGCCATGACGCCGCCGCCATCGAGGCCGCCATCAAGGCGACCGAAGGCTCTGACAAGCCGACCCTGATCGCCTGCAAGACCATCATCGGCTTCGGCGCCCCGAACAAGCAGGGCACCGAGAAGGTGCACGGCTCGGCGCTCGGCGCCGAAGAGGTCGCGGCCGCCCGCAAGGAGCTCGGCTGGGAGTATCCGGCGTTCGAGGTGCCGGACGACCTGCGCTCCGCCTGGCTCGACGCCGGCAAGCGTGGGCAGTCCGAGCGCAAGGCGTGGGAGAAGCGTTTCGACGCGCTCGACGACGGCGTCCGCAAGGATCTGGAGCGGCGCCTGCACGGCGACCTGCCGGAAGGCTTTGCGAAGGCGATGGCCGACTACAAGGCCAAGCTCTACGCCGAGCCGAAAGAACTCGCGACCCGCAAGGCCGGCGAAGCGGCGCTCACCGTCGTGAAGGGCGAGCTGCCGGAGCTGGTCTCGGGCTCGGCCGACCTCACCCCGTCGAACAACACGCTGACCAAGAACATGAAGGTCATCACGCCGGACGACTATGCCGGCTCCTTCATGCATTGGGGCATCCGCGAGCACGGCATGGCGGGCGCCATCAACGGCATGGCGATCCATGGCGGCATTCTGCCGGTCGGCTCGACCTTCCTCGTCTTCGCCGACTACTGCCGCCCGCCGCTGCGCCTCGCGGCGCTGATGGGCATCCGCGTCATCCAGGTGTTCACCCACGATTCGATCGGCGTCGGCGAGGACGGCCCGACCCATCAGCCGGTCGAGCATCTGGCGGCGCTGCGCGCGATCCCGAACCTCAACCTGTTCCGTCCCTGCGACGGCATCGAGACCGCGGAAGCCTGGGAGGTCGCGGTCGGGAGCCTCAAGCGCCCGTCGATCTTCGCGCTCACCCGCCAGAACCTGCCGCAGCTTCGCCTGAAAGACGCCGGCGAGAACCTCACCGCCAAGGGCGCCTATGAAATCGCTGCCGCCGAAGGAACGCCGGTCGTCAGCCTGTTCGCATCGGGCTCCGAGGTCAGTCTCGCGGTCGAGGCGAAGGCCGCTCTCGACGCCGCCGGCATCCCGACCCGCGTCGTCTCGGTCCCGTGCTACGACCTGTTCGCCGACCAGAGCGGCGCCTATCGCGCGGAAGTGATCGGCACGGCGCCGGTCAAGATCGCGGTCGAGGCCGCGATCCGGCAGGGCTGGGACGCGATCGTCGGCTCCGACGGCGGCTTCGTCGGCATGTCGAGCTTCGGCGACAGCGGGCCGTACAAGCAGGTCTACGAGAAGTTCGGCATCACGGCGGACGCCGTCGTGGCGCTCGCGAAGGAGATGTCGTCGTCAGTTTCCTGA